From the Hydrogenobacter sp. genome, the window ACTTTCAAGGACACTTTCCCGGATTTCCTCTTATGCCCGGCGTCTACATTCTTGAAGCTATGGCGCAAGTAGGGGGTATACTTATGATAAAGTCCTTGGGTTTAGAAATAGGTAAGTACGCCGTAGTTTTTGCAGGTATTGACGAAGCGAGATTTAAAAAGCCCGTATATCCGGGGGATCAACTCATAATGGAACTGGAGGTTATATCTCTAAAAAAAACACTATCTAAGATGAAGGGCAGAGCTACCGTTAATGGGCAGGTAGTTGCTGAAGCTATACTTTATGCAGCTGCGAGAGAGCTAAAAGAGTTAAAGAGATAGTTTTAAAGCTCTCACACAAAAGAAACCACCTTTGGGATGAAACCCATCAAGTATTTTCCTGTTCTCTATTGGTTTTTCGTCCTGAGGGTCCTCAAAAAGGGTTGTATAAATTCTGTCAAGCTTGAAACCAACGCTCTTGAGCATAGTAATAAGCTGAGGATAAGAGTAAAACTTTGCGTGAGTGTAAATGGGATGTCCTTTTTTCGCTTTCTCTTTATAAAAGTCAGCCCAAGGGCTTTCGGAAAGCACAAGACCCAGAAGCAAGATGCCTCTATCTTTTAATATCCTGTGAGCCTCTCTGAGAGAAGCTGTAGGATCTTCAAAAAAGCAAAGGGAAACAACTATCAAGGCTTCATCAAAAACCATATCCTTGAAAGGAAGGGACTCGGCTTTGGCTACTATTGAGCGCACCCCTCTTGTAAGGGCTATCTTGAGAAGTCTTTTGGATGTATCCACACCGTACTTTATCCCAAGCATACTGGCAAAACGACCGCTCCCCACCCCTATCTCTAAAGAACTATCCACTTGTATATGCAGGTTCTTTAAACACTCAAGTTCCAAACTGTACGCTGACTTTCCAAAAGGCTTTTCGTACCACTCATCGTATTTGAAGGCATAATCGTCAAAAACTTTCATCTTTCAAATCCATGTTTTGCTTATAAGCCTGCAACGTGTTAAGAAGTAGGGCTGTTACCGTCATCGGTCCAACGCCTCCCGGCACAGGAGTTATAGCATAAACCTTGTCTTTTACTCTCTCAAAGTCTACATCTCCTGTAACCTTGTTATCTAACTTTGATATTCCCACATCTATAACGACAGCACCTTCTTTTACCATATCTTCCTTTATAAGATGAGGTACACCTGTTGCGGATATGAGTATATCAGCTTTTTTAGTGTATATTGATATATCCTTTGTGTGTATATGACACACGCAAACAGTGGCATCTCTCCAAAGCATCAAGAGAGCCAATGGTCTACCTACTATGAATCCAGCACCTACTATAACAACATCTTTACCTTTTGGGTCAATCCCGTAGTGTTTCAAAAGCAAATCTATACCTAAAGGTGTACATGGAATAAAGCCTCCCTCTATACGGGCAACGAGCTTTCCCATATTTTCTGGGTGAAAACCATCTACGTCTTTTTTGGGAGATACTGACAGTATAATCTCTTGCTGGGATATGTGTGTTGGTAGTGGAAGCTGGACGAGTATACCATCCACATTTTCATCGCTGTTAAGTGAAGCTATAAGATCGAGTAATTCGGGAGTTGTGGTGTTTTGAGGGAGGTGGAAAAAGAGTGATCTTATCCCTACTCTTTCGCAAGCTTTCCTTTTGTTTTTCACATATATATGACTTGCGGGATCATCACCTACGAGAATTACCGCAAGACTCGGCTCTCTGTAACCTTTTGAGGTTATTCTCTCTACGTAAGAACTTATCTCAACTCTAATACTTTCCGAAAGGGCTTTACCATCTAAAATAAGAGGCATCACCTTCATCCCTTTATTGCATCTCTTAGTTGTTCTACCATCTCAAGCTCTTCATCAGTTTTTATAACGAATATCTTGACTTTGCTTCTTTTGTGACTCACACATAACGGAAGTTGATTTCTGCGATTCATCTCTTTATCTATAATTATACCAAGTTTTTCAAGCCCTTCACATGCGAGTTCTCTCACCTCAGGACTGTTCTCACCAACTCCACCGGAGAAGATCAACGCATCAAGCTTTGGGAGTATTGCATAATAAGCTCCTATGTACTTTTTTATTCTGTAGATATAAAGATCAAGTGCGAGTTTTGCTTTTTTGTCGCCTTCTTTGGCACTTTCTATCACCTGGCGCATATCCGAAGTACCAGTAAGCCCCTTTATCCCACACTCTTCATATAGAACTCTCTCAACTTCCTGAAGACTTTTACCTTCCTTTAGAAAGTGAAGGATGATTCCCGGATCGAGATCTCCCGCTCTGGTGGACATAACCAAACCCTCTAAAGGCGTCATTCCCATAGAGGTGTCTACAGGTTTACCTTCTTGCACGGCACATATGCTCGCTCCACTCCCAAGATGAAGCATCACAAGGTTGACACTGTTGGCATCTTTCCTTAGGAGTTTGGCACTTTTTTTCAACAAATAAGAATAGGATATGCCATGAAAACCGTATCTTCTTATACCTTTTTCGTAAAGATCAATTGGTAAAGCGTAGATCTTTGAAATAATGGGAAGCTCTTTATAAAAGGATGTATCAAAGATAGCGTATTGAGGAATGCCTGGAAGATCTTTCATGCACGTTTCAATACCCGCAAGAGCGAGCGTGTTGTGGAGAGGATCTAAAACAGCGAGTTTCTTTAACAATTCAAATCCTATCCTGTCAATCAGCATAGGAGAATCGTGTTCCATACCGTGAACCACCCTGTGGGCTATCATATCTATCCTTTCCAATTTCTTTAAGATTAAACTCACCGATTCTTTGCACTCTTGTATGCCTTTAATCCTTATAGCACCATAATCTAACCTTTTTAAACCTTTAAAGAGGGAGTACTTGAGTGATGAACTGCCGTAATTTAGAGTGAGTACATTCTT encodes:
- a CDS encoding acetate/propionate family kinase; translation: MKNVLTLNYGSSSLKYSLFKGLKRLDYGAIRIKGIQECKESVSLILKKLERIDMIAHRVVHGMEHDSPMLIDRIGFELLKKLAVLDPLHNTLALAGIETCMKDLPGIPQYAIFDTSFYKELPIISKIYALPIDLYEKGIRRYGFHGISYSYLLKKSAKLLRKDANSVNLVMLHLGSGASICAVQEGKPVDTSMGMTPLEGLVMSTRAGDLDPGIILHFLKEGKSLQEVERVLYEECGIKGLTGTSDMRQVIESAKEGDKKAKLALDLYIYRIKKYIGAYYAILPKLDALIFSGGVGENSPEVRELACEGLEKLGIIIDKEMNRRNQLPLCVSHKRSKVKIFVIKTDEELEMVEQLRDAIKG
- the fabZ gene encoding 3-hydroxyacyl-ACP dehydratase FabZ; protein product: MDIREIMEILPHRYPLLLADRILELELGKRIVGLKNVSVNEPYFQGHFPGFPLMPGVYILEAMAQVGGILMIKSLGLEIGKYAVVFAGIDEARFKKPVYPGDQLIMELEVISLKKTLSKMKGRATVNGQVVAEAILYAAARELKELKR
- a CDS encoding class I SAM-dependent methyltransferase, translated to MKVFDDYAFKYDEWYEKPFGKSAYSLELECLKNLHIQVDSSLEIGVGSGRFASMLGIKYGVDTSKRLLKIALTRGVRSIVAKAESLPFKDMVFDEALIVVSLCFFEDPTASLREAHRILKDRGILLLGLVLSESPWADFYKEKAKKGHPIYTHAKFYSYPQLITMLKSVGFKLDRIYTTLFEDPQDEKPIENRKILDGFHPKGGFFCVRALKLSL
- the folD gene encoding bifunctional methylenetetrahydrofolate dehydrogenase/methenyltetrahydrofolate cyclohydrolase FolD yields the protein MPLILDGKALSESIRVEISSYVERITSKGYREPSLAVILVGDDPASHIYVKNKRKACERVGIRSLFFHLPQNTTTPELLDLIASLNSDENVDGILVQLPLPTHISQQEIILSVSPKKDVDGFHPENMGKLVARIEGGFIPCTPLGIDLLLKHYGIDPKGKDVVIVGAGFIVGRPLALLMLWRDATVCVCHIHTKDISIYTKKADILISATGVPHLIKEDMVKEGAVVIDVGISKLDNKVTGDVDFERVKDKVYAITPVPGGVGPMTVTALLLNTLQAYKQNMDLKDESF